One cyanobiont of Ornithocercus magnificus DNA segment encodes these proteins:
- a CDS encoding membrane protein → MQIMPMGSEQNSTTGGLTTLFGGVVIGAASLAWWLLSEAERRRRQRSQEAMLYAPRLQDGSEAQDLIAPPVNDTQLEAKVASLNSAIADVRRQLEKLGSQE, encoded by the coding sequence ATGCAGATTATGCCAATGGGATCCGAGCAGAACTCCACCACTGGAGGTCTCACAACACTGTTCGGAGGAGTCGTAATAGGAGCGGCTAGCCTGGCGTGGTGGTTATTGTCAGAAGCAGAGCGGAGGCGGCGGCAGCGTAGCCAGGAAGCCATGCTCTATGCACCAAGGCTGCAAGATGGTTCAGAGGCTCAAGACCTCATCGCTCCGCCGGTTAACGATACTCAGCTAGAGGCTAAGGTGGCCTCTCTCAATTCCGCCATAGCTGACGTGCGGCGACAACTTGAGAAGCTTGGCAGCCAAGAATGA
- a CDS encoding pentapeptide repeat-containing protein, protein MYYLSTRFLKSHLISFAVAFCISFIAFPLCSAQAITAPELRGQRAMQDISSDMHGRDLKQQEFLKADLRQVDLGKADLRGAVINTSQLDGADLRGADLEDVVAFSSRFDGADLRDANLTNAMLMQSRFDEAHIEGADFSNAVIDLPQQKALCARARGVNSRSGISTRESLGCR, encoded by the coding sequence ATGTACTACTTATCCACACGTTTTCTGAAAAGCCACCTCATATCCTTTGCAGTGGCATTCTGCATTTCGTTTATTGCTTTCCCTCTTTGCTCTGCTCAGGCAATTACTGCACCGGAACTACGTGGTCAACGTGCTATGCAAGACATATCTAGCGATATGCATGGTAGGGACCTAAAGCAGCAGGAATTTCTTAAAGCTGATCTTCGGCAGGTTGACCTTGGTAAAGCTGACCTTCGCGGTGCTGTGATTAATACATCACAGCTGGATGGTGCTGATCTTCGCGGTGCTGATCTCGAGGATGTAGTTGCCTTTTCTAGCCGTTTTGATGGTGCCGATCTTCGCGATGCAAACCTCACTAACGCAATGCTTATGCAAAGCCGCTTTGATGAGGCCCATATTGAAGGAGCAGATTTTAGCAATGCAGTGATAGACTTGCCCCAGCAAAAAGCCCTGTGCGCGAGAGCCAGGGGTGTCAACAGTCGCAGTGGAATTAGTACACGCGAGAGCCTAGGTTGTCGCTAA
- a CDS encoding uracil phosphoribosyltransferase: MAITLRVVVPPHPLIAHWLTVLRHRSTPPALVTVALEELGRWLTYEAVRDWLPHQQEMVETPLASVTSNVINSSISLIVLLLPPAGIFLWQGGRTVLPNASLCIDGVPGHVSTHEGLIIYTDQIGGDSRLLATIRSLLEQGCNPRQLRVIAALASSAGLKQLGECLPDLTIYSACIDPDLTDSGLVSPGFGDPVKRLNLKTGSITLT, translated from the coding sequence ATGGCAATAACACTGCGGGTAGTGGTGCCACCACACCCCCTAATCGCCCACTGGCTTACGGTGCTTCGTCATCGATCGACACCACCAGCTCTAGTCACTGTCGCTTTAGAGGAGCTCGGCCGCTGGCTCACATATGAAGCTGTGAGGGATTGGTTGCCACATCAGCAAGAGATGGTGGAAACGCCGCTGGCAAGTGTTACAAGCAACGTCATTAACTCTAGCATCAGCTTAATAGTGTTGCTACTGCCACCAGCAGGTATATTTCTATGGCAAGGTGGGCGTACTGTCTTGCCCAACGCTTCTCTGTGCATAGATGGAGTACCGGGACATGTTAGCACACATGAAGGCCTAATAATATATACAGACCAGATTGGAGGTGACAGTCGGCTGCTAGCAACAATCAGGTCGCTTCTAGAACAAGGCTGTAACCCTAGACAGCTACGAGTGATTGCCGCCTTGGCGTCCAGTGCAGGATTGAAACAGCTTGGCGAGTGCCTTCCAGATCTCACTATTTACAGTGCCTGTATTGATCCTGATCTTACAGATAGTGGCCTGGTTAGCCCAGGTTTTGGAGACCCGGTAAAGCGCCTAAATCTTAAGACGGGCAGCATCACCTTAACCTGA